TCGACGTCGGACTTGTCAGACACGGCCTGCCGTGAAGCCATACATGCTCATGCACTCCGATCGACGCCGGACGTCTCAGACACGCCTGTCGTGCAGCACTGGGACGGATCGACCGTCGGCGTTGACGAGACCAACGACTCGGACCGTCGACCAGCTTCACTAATTCAGGCACTCTCTAATGTTACTACTACTAGTATATATCAAGGGTTCTTCAGTTCTCATACTCATAGTATGTACGAAGCCAACCACAGCATGAGTCCCACGGCCATTAATCTGCTTCTTCTCATGCTTGCCATAGCCGCCCACACCACCTTCCATGGCCGGCCGCAGGTGAGCAGACCTCTACCGGAGTTGAAGCCACACATCACCATGGGGGCGGGCCGTCTTGCCTTGTGGAAGCGAGCTGATGATTGCCACGACACACCGCCGGCGACCCCACGAGCTCATGTCGTCCCTGCGTTTCTCGACTCTTTCCACAACCTCAGATACTATCATAGTAACCTCTCCACGATACTGTTTTCCGGTAGGGTGCTTCCTCTGCTTGGCAACCTCTCCAAGTTGCACTACCTTCGCCTCTCACAACAGAGAAACGATGCCTACCTCCCATATGGACATGGTAGTGCGCATATGGACTCCACACAAGATGTCTCATGGTCAACACGCTTGAGTCTGTTGCGGCTCCTCCACATGATACGACTCAACTAGCTAGACTTGGACGTGGACCATCTTTCACCACAAACAGGCCACCCGTGCTCAAGCACACATGCAGCAAGTAGAAAATGTATCTTAGGGATTAAAGAGCCGGGATGAATTCAAAGGTGTATCTATGTATGTACAGGTAGAGTTCTTTTTTTCTCAAGTTGACATGGATTTTTTTTTTGACGCACAAGAGATAGAACACAGGAAAAGAAGAGGTTCGACGCGGTGCAAATGTAAGGTGTTAGTTTCCGGGCAAATAGAACGATtgtatgtttgaccaagattataaaGAAAATATCAACATCTTCAATACCTAAGGGATAAAATATGAAAAGACGAAATCTTGTTTTCGCCTTCACATCCTTGGCCACGGAGAAAGATGGCGTGTCGTTCCCAccctccccttccccttcctcagGCGACGAGAATAGAGCGAGAATAAATCCCCAATCCGCTCGCCCTCCCCACCTACCTCGCATCAATTCGAGCTCTCCCCACCCCCAGCTTTCACCTACCAACTCTCATGGCGGGGGCGCGTCGTCGTGGGCTGCGGATCCGTCGACTTGCGCCGGCGACTCGGGTTGCGGAGCCGCGGGCGCTCCCACCTCCAAGGGCGGCTCCCCTCCCCGAGATCGACCCCAACTCACCGGGGGGTCGACGGGAGATGCGTCGGGTGGTGCGGGTGCAGTTCCCCAATCGGGAGGCGTGGGGAGACATCCACCTCGACATCCTTCGCTATGCGAACTTCGCCGAGCGCGCGCGCTTCATCGGCGACGACGGCTACATGGATGTGGAGCTCCTCTTCTGGGCGATTCAGGAGGCCGAATCGTCGGATCCCGCGCAGGCGGTGAAGTGGGCGTTCTTCAAGACGGCGAACCCATCTCACCTCAACATCAGGCCGCCGTCGGTGGAGGGGATTGCCAACATTCCGCAGGAATTCCTCCTGCCGGGGGTggagctgccccgccgccgtcaGTAAAGGACCCGACGCCCCGCCTGCACCAGCACCACGCCATCGATCCCCCTCCCTGGCCGGGTGAGGGAGGTATGCATTCATTCCGCTTGTCGCATACATTCCGTTCGCGTTTGTTGGCTCTGTGTTCGCGGAGGATTCAGTTCAAAGTGTTGAAGGATTGCTCGGCGATTCAGTTAGTTGATTTGGATaaaactagggtttcccctgatGCGTTGATTGAATCTTTTGATGCTGTTGCCGTTTCTACGGTCTCTAAACCTGAGAGTAATTCGAATTTGGGCATTAGCCTGCTCAACAACGTGAGGGAGACAAGTCAAAAGTCGCCCTCTGTTCCTAATCAAGTTGCGACGGGCCCCAGCTTCAAAATTCGTGACCCTGTTAGGAAAACGCATTCTCAGGTTGCGCGTTTGCGTAGGCAGGGTGACCTAGAGACTATAGAAGAGCACTTTGGACAACTCTGGCTCATTCCGTCCCCTCCTTGCCGCCGCctacctcctccaccaccaccccctcgaATTACTCCCCCTCCCTCTGGATTCACTTACTGGATCCGGAAGGATTTGATCACCTCTCGCTCGCTCACAGCCGTTGATTGCCATCCTGTGCCTTGTCGTGTCTTTGATCCAACCCCAAGAACCATCAAGGTATCGAGGGAGGGTTTGGGCCCCGGATCCCTTTCTTTTGCAGCCGTTGTGAAGCAAGGATTGGCGATGTCTGACCGGAGGATTGCTGGTGCGGGATCTGGAGCAGGCGGCCCCTCGAAGGCTGTTGCTCAGAGAGTCAACTCGCAAGGACGGAGGAGGCAACCATCTGCCCCGACCTCGAAGGATCCGGTGCCGGCAGCAAAGCCTACCAGATCCACAGCCTCTACGGCTGCCTCATCCCAGGTTCAATCTTCTCAATTTGTAGAGGTGGAGATGGAGCAAGTTTTAGATCCCAAGTACAAGGACATGATCTGTTTCAACTGTGGTGGTCCAGAGCAACTGTGGTGGTCCAGGACATGATCCTTTGACGTGGAGTGGAAGACCATCTTTCACCACAAACAGGCAAACCGTACTCAAGCACATATGCAGCAAATTAGGAAATGTATGTTAGGGATTGAAGAGCCGGCCGGGATGAATTCAGAGGTGTATGTGTAATTGTGTATATGTATGTACGTAAGCGTAATTTTTCTTAGTTGACATAGAGTTTGTTTCGACGCACAAGAGATAGAAGAGAGGAAAAATAAGAGGTTCTATTCGgaacaaaattaaagaaaaattaGAGGTTCGACTCTATGaaaaaaaaaatactccctccgttctagaaTATCAGTTGTGTCAGTTTTCGCGCAAGTCAAACGATtgtatgtttgaccaagattaCAGCAGAGAATATCAACATCTCCAATACCTAAGGACAAAATATGAAATACTTTTCATGAtgtggatcaaatgatataaatttagtattgtagatattggtATTTTTTTTAGAAATTTGGTCAAACATGCACACCTTTGACTTTTAGAAAAAAAAAACTAATACatcttatattttgaaacggaggaaaaAGAAAGTCATCACCCAACTTTAGGTTAATGCAGCCTCTATAACTAACATGACTACACAACACCATGGAGTGTGCCGAGAATGTCGTTTGTGCTGCTTATCGCTCGTCCATCCTTCCCATTTTGCACGGATGTGTAGGGGCACGACAAATGGAGAGAGACGCCATTGCCAGAGAGAAAGGAGGGGAGGTGATGTTCGATGAACTTGCTGCCATTGTCGCACTGAATACACTTGATAAACAATTGAAACTGCATGAGTACATAAGTGTAAAAAATCGCTGGAGGATGGGGGAAACATCAGATTTAGTGCGGATGGGGAAAAGACTAGGCATGCCGTAGATGTATGGGAAGAAACTAAGGGTTTATTACATGAAGAAAGAAACTCTTGCAAAAGCTTGGAAAAGGTAGTTCTGTTGGGATGCCCCAAATGCCGATGCCACAGATCGCCCGTAGTGATGCTGATGAAGGCACCAGATCCACCAGTGGGAGAGCCGAGGAGACTAGTGGAGCTATTGGACCTCATGATCGGTGCCAAGTTGCTAGGTCCTTCACGAGAAAGCCAAGAGGGTCAAATTCAACTAAAACACTGTTGTCAATAGTAAATTGGCCAACAGAAAGTAAATTCTTGATGACGTTGGGAGAAACAATAACTATGTTAAGAGAGAATGGAAGAGGGGAGAGAGAGTGAGACCTTGCCCGCGGAGGTGACGGGCATCCAGGAACCATTGGCAACAGTGATGCCAGACGAAAGTTTCTTTGAAGGAGAACAATTAGAGGATAGGTTAGATGAGTTCCCGGTGGTGTGTGATGAGGCGCTAGAGTCGAGGTACCAGTTGGTGTTTGCGTGTGGCTGGATGGAGAGGTTGCTCATTGCAGGGTTGAACATGTTCTGCTGGTCCAAGGAAGGAGTCGATAGTGTGGCAGGAGCGGGCGACACCCCATGGTAGAGCACACGGTAGGCTTGGTGGGTGTTGGGCAGGCGGGCGCCGAGCACTTCAGCGGCGCTGGTCGGTATCCAGGGACGTGCCACTGAGTCGGGAAGGAGGGCGCAAAGTAGCACATCACGGATGATGGCTAGAAATTGCGCATGGTTTCGTTGTAGCTTTTTTAAATAAGAGTACCGATCCCACAGGGAGCATAGGGATTGGGTTTTGTCACTTGTAGTGACGTATGTAATTATGCCTGCAAGTATTGTAGACTCAAAGCAAAGTGATGGCTAAAATAAATAGTTTTTTTGAGTAAAGTGCCAATGTAAATTCAATAGCATGAAAAGAAGTAAATGAGAGCAGCCAGAATAGTAACTTGTGAATAGGCAGAGGAGTAAGGCCTTCTCAGGGAGTCTGCAATTCTGTTGTCAGGAAGTCTGATATTCCCAAGGGCGTTCTTGCCCTTGACTTTGCCCTTCCCGCCATCCGTGCGGCAGTAGAGGTCCATGACGTAGAACGGGTCGAGGTGGATGTGCTCACTGCCAGAGCTGTTATATATCCAGGCATCTCGGAGTCGGATCCAGTGGTCGTCATGGAGGAGAATGCCGGAGATCGCCGGAGAGGAGCTTGGTACAATGGGTGGGGACTAGAGTGGAGTGGAATACAGCTAGTGTTTCCTTCAGAGTGCGGCGGGTAGGGGTCAATTTATGTGGGGTCGGATGGGACACATTGGGCTGGATCCGATGTGGCTAGTGCGTCCGGACTGGTGTCTCCATATCCAACCCCCGTATGGGCTGGATAGGGAGAGTGCCGGTTGATCCAAACGTTGGGCCGGATATGAAAAGACTAGTTAGTGGCGTTTTTTCACCCAAACACTGACCGGGTAGCCCACGCGGACGTTTGGAACGGGTACGAGGtttcggttgtagatgctctaaccgcGATCGCGAGAATGGGGGGTGACGGTTTTCTCTTCAGGCTCGATCGCGATCTCCATCTGATGGGGATCGATGTGTCCGGCCGTTAGATGAGAATTCTGTCGTTCGCCAGTTGAAAAAGACAAAAGGGGATAGAGTAGTACCAGATCTCCAATTTCCTCTCCTTGCACATGGCGGCGCCGCCGCTGCAATCAGCAGATTAATCTCGAGTAGCTTTCTTCTCCTACCCTGCGTCCGCGCCATGGAAAAGCTCGGGCCAGTGTGCTGCATGTACGCCCCCATCAAGCTGAAGCGTCCGCGCAATGCCGGTGATGAAGGCGACGGAGTCGGGGATGCCGACGACCGGCTGAGCACGCTGCCGGACGAACTCCTCCACGCCATCCTGTCGCGTCTCAAGGCCCTGCATATGGTGCGGACGTGCGTGCTGTCCATGAGGTGGAGGCACCTCTGGCGCGCCATGCCGTGCCCCGACATCGATTGCCGGCAGTTCACCAGCAAGGTGCCTTACTTCATGAGCTTCACCAGCAGCAACCTTGTGCGCAGCCACGACGTGGCGCTCCTGGAGAACTTCGGGCTGCAGTCGGGTTGTGAGATGAGTTGGGTGCGCGGCGCGCGCCATAGGTCAAGATGATGATGCATCATGGCCTAGCCGGCGTCAAAAGCTCTCGTCTTTCCGCTGCTTATTGATCACTAGCAATGTCAAGATCGCCTCCTCCTCAGTCCTCACTCAAAAAATTGGTCGTCAATGGCAACTAGGATGTGGATGCTGATGAGTTTTTTGCCGTCACCTGGATTATTGCTGATACTGATATACCTCTGCTCCATTAACTGATCTTACGAGTGTACTACGTACATATCTTCTTTTGTGTCCTATTCGTAGTCATGCTGGGCCCGATGGCAGACTTGTATTGATTAAGAACAAAGTTTTGGTTGTAGTCAAGGTCTTGGTTGTTGAAAGCACCACCCAGTAGAATTTTCCTTAAGTCGGCCCCTCCAGAACCTGGACAAGCAGCCGCGGCGTGGGTGGATGTGCTGCAGCCTGCGCGCGGTGGCAGGGATGCTGGTGGAAAATGGGCGATACCCTGTCCTACGGCTCATGTCCAACGACATGTTCAAGAGCTCTTGAAATGATAGATGCAACCTACTCCCTTGGTTTCTaaatatatacatccgtatgtagtacatctctattgaaatctctagaaagacttatatttaggaatgaagtaCCCTTCCGATGGTGGAATTGTGAATTTAATTGAGTTCTGGATGGAAAACATACAGAAACATCAACTGTATCTGTAAGTCAAACAACAAAAGAGATGATCCCTACAAACTGAATGCCATTGCTTGATCCAATCCAATACAGCAGCCAAATGGCAAGTTATTCACGGAGACACAGAGGTGGCTGATGACTTCCTTCAGCATCTATCTGCCAAAGGGATGACAACTACGTACAAGAATACTGCATGGATGCATCACCCTGTAACCATTTAATGAGGGAGTAAAAGATTATGCTGCCACTACGCTTTTTATAGCGTTGATGAATGATGAGCACAATCATACATTGGAAAGTTAGTAATGACGTGCACAAAAATTCAGTTGCCATGCTTGGGCATTCCTCTCATCCAAACTCTTCCATCTCCACATCCATTGCCTCCACAACATTCTTTAGAGTCCCCACCGGCAGCGGCTGTAAACTCGAACCGTCGATGCCCGGGCAGCGTGGATGGCGAGAAGGTCATCGACGCGTCTGCGCAAGAAGGCCACGTCCATTCCAAAAACCTCCAATGCCCCCAGCGTCTTCTTCCACACCAGGAGAACCTCGCGagaagaagtagcagcagcagcatgaaGGGGGTCATGACGCACTCGGCCATGTGGCTGGTCTCCGTGATCATCCCTTCAGCCAGGATATCGTTTGTCTCGAGCAGGTTCCTGTGGAGGACCGCCTTCTGGGAACAGCAGAGCTCATAGTACCTCCTGCGCAGGCCGTCCGGGAGGTTGATGATCGAGCCATGGAGGATGACTTGGAAGTTCTCCACGTCACCGAGACCTGGATATGGAGATCTCACGTCGTGTTTGTCGATGCATACTCCTCCTTCCCTCGCAAACAAGGTTGTTGCCATCATGCTTGATGTTGAGCTGTTGTCTCCAGCGGTAACCTCTAGATGATCTTTAGAATTGACACCATGTTCTGAACCTTCTGCCTCGTCTGCATTGTGGAGAGTGCAACACATGATACAGAAGATTCAGATTTGATAGGTATGCTATTTCAGTGTGCAATTAATAAATGACGAACAAGCGCAAGAATACGAACAAGATGGAACTTTCGACTCACTCCATATGTTATTCTTCTTGGATGTGTCCAAACCGGGCGGTCCATTTCTTAGTATATGCACCTAAAAACAATATATCCCTCCCAGAAATTAGACCGCTAAAGTAAGGTAGTGATCCTACCGTGCATTTGGAAGATAAAAATACCACAAAGGAATGATAGAGAAATCGATGAAACATCCGGGAAGGACTTGCCTTGAATTTTTTGGTTCCGTCGAGTTGAAAGACCACATCGTCGCCGACCCTAATACTATGCTTACGCGCAAATTCTCCCCACCCACCGCTCAGCGCCTTCCTGTCGTGTAGGTAATTTGTATCATAGCTCTCCCCATGCTCATCTTCTAATGTGATTGTACTATTCTCCTTTGGAAGATGCGCTGTGCAAAAGCTACCCGGGAGACCCTACAAGAGGAGAACAAAAGGCAGTATTTTACACTTTGCTTTTAGTTTAATCTTCCGATAGAAAAAGAAAGGCAAGCAATAAGTTGCTTGTAAGCAAATATACCTAAAGAACAAAGACTTACCAGATAAAAGCCTTGAACTACATGAGATTTTAACATACGCTTGGTGAAGCTGTGATATTCTCCTGGCAATTTCACCTTTGTCAAATTGGAGTGCTGAATGTCGTCAACAATTGCCGGTTTCTGTGCCATTTTCTGCTCCATCCTTCTCTTAGCAGGTTTGGAACCCGCTGGCCCGCCTCTCTTCCTCTGTAACACAACCGAAGCACATTTTCATAATTAGTCTTTGTAGGAAAAAAAAACTAGCTTATTTATAGTTAGCCTATTCCTCCAACGTAAGAAACTTGTCTTTGGTGAAGCTGGGCTATTCCCCTGGCAATTTCACCTTTGTCTCTGTATCGTCTCTCAAATCCGAGTTATGAATGTCGTCAACCAATGCCGGTTTCCATGCCATTTTCTGCTCCATCTTTCTCTTAGCAGGTTTGGAACCTGCTGGCCTGCCTCTCTTCCTCTGTAACACAACCAAAGCATATTTTTCATAGTTAGTCTTTGTAGGAAAAACTATCATATTTATAATTATTCTGTTCCTCCAAGGTAAGAAACTTGACTAAGCAATCCACAATACTAAGTCAGCGATATGCGCCGATCTGCTTACAGCTAGCCCTACACTTAATATGTTATCATATTTTTCCGTTTTCAGTGAAACTTAGCATGATTATGGACGTATGATTGTTTAAACTTTTTAGTCACAAAAATATATCGATGAAGCTATATGGAATATGCATTTCTTGCAGGACCTTACCGTCGACACAAAAGTATCATCCTTGTCACTCTTGGCAACCTTGAAACATGTCGGGAATCCTCTCTTTTTCTGCAACACAACCAATGAACACAGGGTAGATAATTTAATATCTGTTTATTAATGTGACTAAAGGTAACAACTAGTGTGAGTTGTGAGATTTTTTCGATCAGTCGAAATCTCTAAAGCAAAATGAAGATAACAAATAATCTTTACTTTGAAAGTTGTAGTTTTCTGAGCCGTTGGTTTATAACGAACATCAGGGCGATTTTTTCCTTGAATCTCCGTGCCCTCTGGCCTAACGATCTGCCATAAGTAGGTTAGATCAAGAAGTTGCATGCTTATACTACTTTATAAAATCATGGCCAAACTGAGGAGAATAATGAGGAGCTATTGCAACAATGTGAAGATACATTATCTTTTCATAGGTGGTAATATATGCACAGCATGGAACCAACTATATATATATGCTCTGTTTGATGTAGGAAAGTAAAGAGGTTGGACACTTACTCTGAGAGGAACATAATCGACCTTGCTCTCTACATCATGGGAATCATTAATTGCGGCAGAGTTTTGATTAACAACAAAAGGCAGCTCCTCATCCTGTGATCACCAAATTTTCATGTTGCGCATCACAAGAAGTACAGATTTACAACATATAAATGCAGAGTCTCCAATTATTAATAACCAGGAGAATGCATGCAGTATATATCATTGTGTATTTGTAGTAGCACTAGAGTGCTAATACAATCAGGAAAAACATAAGCATGGCGAACAACAGAGAAAAAACTAACGACGGAACAGCTCGCACAAAAGACTAGAGAAGTGGCATGCATCATAACAATATTAGTCAAAGCTTGCAATAACAGGGAGTGATCCTTGGGGGTTGGATATACAATCCGGCCACGTGGGTTCAGGTCCTCGTGACACAAATTTAAGTTCTTGTTTATACCAGAAGAAGTGAACAGTCCAGTGGGTAAAATGCAGAGAATGTGAGATCTGATGGCTGTAAACCAGCATCAGCGGTAGTGACGCTGCCGTTGTCAAGCGAAGACAGTGTTGGGGAACCATCATAGGCCATGGCAGACTGCGAGGGGTAGTCCATAGGCGGAGAAATCATCATTAGTTATGcaagttcatatatatatatatataaatcaaaGACAAAATCTTCTTTTCTCAAGAACCACCTCTCCTTTTTGTGCAGGATCAAAGGCTCGAGACAATTAAGGACCAGATGAAGCAGATGAGATTAAGCAGTGAAATCAAATGAAGgcgtgggtgggttgggtggtacTTACGTGGATGCGATCCGAGGTGCATGGATCCGAGTCCGAGGTAGCTGCTGGTTGGAGATCCTTCCATGGGAGTAGGATCACCGTGTCCATGGCTGGATCCTTCATGGTTGGAGATCCTTCCATGGGAGCTAGCTGGATGCTTGGAGATCCGATCGAGGTGTTGAGTTGCAAGCAACacatgggaggaggaggaggaggaggaaaatgaCGGACCATGATGTCGACGGGATTTTAAACTAGACTAGTAGAAATACAAAAAATCGAGACGTTGGAAATAGAGGACCGTTTCCAGATTAAGGAGCTGAAAATCAGAGGATTTGTTTCCAGGCAAATCGGATTGTTCGTTAATTTGGTCCTTCCTTGGCGGCTGGTTTGCATCTACGGAGTATTTGCAGACGCAGTCATGATCCGAGCGGATCTCGTAGTATCATCCAATCCCGATCCACAAAATCTGGGCCATCTTCCAACCTTTCCAATGGTGGACATATATATGCACATCAGATTCACATTCCCTGACAAGTGTATATATACAGTTACAAAAACAAACAGCAACAAGGACAGAACTGTAGAGCATTACAGATACATGATCATCATGCAGCCATTCAGTAAGGGTCTGTGTGTGTGGCCCATGATTGCCTAGTCGTTAAGATAAAACAA
This window of the Triticum aestivum cultivar Chinese Spring chromosome 5D, IWGSC CS RefSeq v2.1, whole genome shotgun sequence genome carries:
- the LOC123121259 gene encoding B3 domain-containing protein Os01g0234100-like → MCCLQLNTSIGSPSIQLAPMEGSPTMKDPAMDTVILLPWKDLQPAATSDSDPCTSDRIHSAMAYDGSPTLSSLDNGSVTTADAGLQPSDLTFSAFYPLDCSLLLDEELPFVVNQNSAAINDSHDVESKVDYVPLRIVRPEGTEIQGKNRPDVRYKPTAQKTTTFKKKRGFPTCFKVAKSDKDDTFVSTRKRGRPAGSKPAKRKMEQKMAWKPALVDDIHNSDLRDDTETKRKRGGPAGSKPAKRRMEQKMAQKPAIVDDIQHSNLTKVKLPGEYHSFTKRMLKSHVVQGFYLGLPGSFCTAHLPKENSTITLEDEHGESYDTNYLHDRKALSGGWGEFARKHSIRVGDDVVFQLDGTKKFKVHILRNGPPGLDTSKKNNIWNEAEGSEHGVNSKDHLEVTAGDNSSTSSMMATTLFAREGGVCIDKHDVRSPYPGLGDVENFQVILHGSIINLPDGLRRRYYELCCSQKAVLHRNLLETNDILAEGMITETSHMAECVMTPFMLLLLLLLARFSWCGRRRWGHWRFLEWTWPSCADASMTFSPSTLPGHRRFEFTAAAGGDSKECCGGNGCGDGRVWMRGMPKHGN